One genomic region from Anopheles stephensi strain Indian unplaced genomic scaffold, UCI_ANSTEP_V1.0 ucontig370, whole genome shotgun sequence encodes:
- the LOC118516658 gene encoding uncharacterized protein LOC118516658, translating to MYVKLRSSQELQDVRADIGMGRRTAQGHLIVPLRKNVDSAELARRIQLALGEDGVVRVVTEMGELLVTNIDSLAEKSDVELAIKEKLGAEPGIARVELWELRDGTKRARVRLPLAKARLLIGQKLTLCQCVSGIREVPKKPLDRQRCFRCLLMGHLARNCRASSDRSGLCLQCGEEGHRISQCTSAAKCIVCQGPHRVGHSSCRQNQHSRA from the coding sequence ATGTACGTGAAGCTGCGCTCATCACAGGAGCTGCAAGACGTCAGGGCTGATATTGGGATGGGGCGTCGGACCGCGCAAGGTCATCTCATCGTCCCATTACGCAAGAATGTGGACAGCGCTGAGCTGGCTCGCCGGATCCAGCTGGCACTCGGTGAGGATGGCGTGGTCCGTGTGGTGACGGAGATGGGAGAGCTTCTCGTCACCAACATTGACTCTCTGGCCGAGAAGAGTGATGTGGAGCTCGCCATCAAGGAGAAGCTGGGAGCAGAGCCGGGAATCGCGCGTGTCGAGCTCTGGGAGCTCCGTGATGGCACGAAACGAGCTCGAGTGCGGCTCCCACTAGCAAAGGCACGGCTTCTCATCGGGCAGAAGCTGACACTGTGCCAATGCGTCAGCGGCATCCGCGAAGTGCCGAAGAAGCCACTCGACCGTCAGCGTTGCttccgttgtcttctgatggGGCATCTGGCACGAAACTGTCGTGCCTCGTCTGACCGGTCGGGTCTGTGTTTGCAGTGTGGCGAAGAGGGCCACCGCATTAGCCAGTGCACTTCGGCAGCTAAGTGCATTGTCTGCCAGGGGCCCCATCGTGTGGGCCACTCATCGTGCCGCCAGAACCAGCATTCGCGGGCGTAA